From a single Bacillus gobiensis genomic region:
- the udk gene encoding uridine kinase translates to MGKKPIIIGVAGGSGSGKTSVTKAIYEHFKGHSILMIEQDFYYKDQSHLPFEERLNTNYDHPLAFDNDYLIEHIQQLLNYEPIDKPVYNYKLYTRSDEVVRVEPKDVIILEGILILEDERLRDLMDIKLYVDTDADLRIIRRMLRDIKERGRSIDSVIEQYVTVVRPMHNQFVEPTKRYADIIIPEGGQNHVAIDLMVTKIQTILERKEIL, encoded by the coding sequence ATGGGGAAAAAGCCTATAATAATTGGAGTAGCAGGAGGGTCCGGTTCAGGTAAGACTAGTGTCACAAAAGCTATTTATGAACATTTCAAAGGACACTCCATACTCATGATCGAGCAGGATTTTTATTACAAAGATCAAAGTCATCTTCCATTCGAAGAACGGCTAAACACAAACTATGATCACCCTCTGGCATTTGATAATGATTATTTGATTGAGCATATTCAGCAACTATTGAATTATGAACCGATTGATAAGCCCGTATACAACTACAAGCTTTATACTCGTTCAGATGAGGTGGTGCGAGTAGAGCCAAAGGATGTCATCATTTTGGAAGGTATCCTTATCCTTGAGGACGAGCGGCTTCGCGACTTGATGGACATTAAGCTGTATGTTGATACAGATGCCGATTTGCGAATCATAAGAAGGATGCTTCGTGACATAAAGGAAAGAGGCAGATCGATTGATTCTGTCATCGAACAATATGTCACCGTAGTCCGACCAATGCACAACCAGTTTGTTGAACCGACGAAAAGATATGCCGATATCATTATTCCCGAAGGTGGCCAAAATCACGTAGCGATCGATTTAATGGTGACAAAAATCCAGACAATCCTTGAACGAAAAGAAATTTTGTGA